The following proteins are encoded in a genomic region of Mycolicibacterium rutilum:
- a CDS encoding HNH endonuclease signature motif containing protein has product MSVGASSIEHMYDPAYGATDADLITFMGEEVREESAALGRRWFLVAELAGRRFPEMVGRQMYCADSISSVAAEISPVLNISHSRAVWQVETAITLRDRHPQVFKRLCRGLIDYRMVSMIVSRTDNVADDVMVELDEAMAGRVEKWMKLSKNKLRDRIDLFIAEFDPAAVRVPPDADKHRYIDIDPGDTAGTAFVSGRLHAEDGAALDQRLDALADTVCSNDPRTKSQRRADACGPLARGEATLACQCGLDDCPARANRAAANAAVIHVLAEQGTIAGTSDKPGYLPGFGVLPAQSVRNLLPAAQTKPVTVPTVDTAAQTGYRPNAKLTEFLRWRDLTCRWPGCDKPVQRCDIDHTVPWPYGPTHPSNTKHYCRIHHITKTFNTGAGGFTDEQLPDGTIVLTTPTGHIYRSQAHGASMFPALRQPTGTVETTPLPPESPDRIAMMPRRRQTREQDRRERIATERRKRTEIITEQQRQHQAWLAATYEPPPF; this is encoded by the coding sequence GTGTCAGTGGGCGCGAGTAGTATCGAACATATGTACGATCCCGCTTACGGCGCCACGGACGCGGATCTGATCACCTTCATGGGTGAGGAGGTTCGTGAGGAGTCTGCGGCGTTGGGGCGGCGGTGGTTTCTGGTTGCCGAGTTGGCCGGTCGGCGGTTCCCGGAGATGGTCGGACGTCAGATGTACTGTGCTGATTCGATCTCCTCGGTGGCCGCAGAGATATCGCCGGTACTCAACATCAGCCACTCGCGGGCGGTATGGCAGGTCGAGACGGCGATCACGCTGCGCGACCGGCACCCGCAGGTGTTCAAACGGCTGTGTCGCGGCCTGATCGACTACCGGATGGTCTCGATGATCGTCTCGCGCACCGACAACGTCGCCGACGACGTCATGGTCGAACTCGATGAAGCCATGGCGGGGCGGGTCGAAAAGTGGATGAAACTGTCGAAGAACAAACTGCGCGACCGCATCGATCTGTTCATCGCCGAATTCGACCCGGCCGCCGTGCGGGTGCCACCGGACGCCGACAAGCACCGATACATCGATATCGACCCCGGCGACACCGCCGGAACGGCCTTCGTGTCAGGCAGGTTGCACGCCGAAGACGGAGCAGCCCTCGATCAACGGTTGGATGCGTTGGCCGACACCGTCTGTAGCAACGATCCGCGCACCAAATCCCAGCGACGCGCCGACGCGTGCGGCCCGCTGGCACGCGGCGAGGCGACATTGGCCTGCCAGTGCGGGCTCGACGACTGCCCGGCACGCGCCAACCGCGCCGCCGCCAATGCCGCGGTGATCCATGTACTCGCCGAACAGGGCACCATCGCAGGAACCAGCGACAAACCCGGCTACCTACCCGGATTCGGCGTTCTTCCGGCCCAGTCCGTGCGCAACCTGCTCCCTGCGGCCCAGACCAAACCGGTGACCGTGCCGACCGTCGACACCGCCGCACAAACCGGTTATCGCCCCAACGCCAAGCTGACCGAATTCCTGCGCTGGCGCGACCTGACATGTCGCTGGCCAGGATGCGACAAACCCGTGCAGCGCTGCGACATCGACCACACGGTGCCCTGGCCCTACGGACCGACACACCCGTCCAACACCAAGCACTACTGCCGAATCCACCACATCACCAAAACGTTCAACACCGGTGCCGGCGGCTTCACAGACGAACAGTTACCTGACGGCACCATCGTGCTCACCACCCCCACCGGACACATCTACCGCTCACAGGCACACGGCGCGAGCATGTTCCCCGCGCTGCGACAACCCACCGGCACCGTCGAAACCACGCCACTACCACCCGAAAGCCCCGACCGCATCGCGATGATGCCGCGACGCCGACAGACCCGAGAACAAGACCGCCGCGAGCGCATCGCCACCGAACGCCGCAAACGCACCGAAATCATCACCGAACAACAACGCCAACACCAAGCCTGGCTGGCCGCCACCTACGAACCACCACCCTTCTGA
- a CDS encoding TetR/AcrR family transcriptional regulator, with protein sequence MDSQVQKLTAKGQATRQRIIEGAAAVIRQRGVDVATLDDIRARTSTSKSQLFHYFPDGKEQLLLAVAAHEAQRVLDDQQPYLGELTSWAAWQRWRDAVVDRYREQGQHCPMSVLMSEIGRNTPGAQAVTSALMRQWHDEITAGVRAMQEQGKMATSLDADRVSAALLAGIQGGVAIMLATGDLSYLEAALDTAIESLRRAPRRVSGRE encoded by the coding sequence ATGGACTCGCAAGTCCAGAAACTGACGGCCAAAGGACAGGCGACCCGGCAACGCATCATCGAGGGCGCCGCGGCCGTGATCCGTCAACGTGGTGTCGACGTCGCCACCCTCGACGACATCCGGGCGCGCACCAGCACGTCGAAGAGCCAGCTGTTCCACTACTTTCCCGACGGGAAGGAGCAGCTGCTGCTCGCGGTCGCCGCACACGAGGCGCAACGGGTGCTCGACGACCAGCAGCCGTACCTGGGCGAATTGACGTCGTGGGCCGCATGGCAGCGGTGGCGCGACGCCGTGGTCGACCGCTACCGCGAACAGGGCCAGCACTGCCCGATGTCGGTACTGATGTCGGAGATCGGCAGAAACACCCCCGGCGCTCAGGCGGTCACCTCCGCGCTGATGCGGCAATGGCACGACGAGATCACCGCGGGCGTTCGGGCGATGCAGGAGCAGGGGAAGATGGCGACCTCGTTGGATGCCGACCGAGTGTCCGCGGCGCTACTCGCCGGGATACAGGGCGGTGTCGCGATCATGCTCGCGACCGGTGATCTGAGCTATCTCGAAGCGGCGCTGGACACCGCGATCGAGTCGCTGCGCCGGGCGCCTCGGCGTGTCAGTGGGCGCGAGTAG
- a CDS encoding SDR family NAD(P)-dependent oxidoreductase translates to MSPNSTRLEGRTALVTGSTGGLGIAIAKRLAAEGAVVVVSGRDDARGAAVVADIRAGGGDAVFVVADLGAGQREVHRVARAATDAAGGRLDIVVNNAATLLMPTPTADIPMQTLRDAFEVNVFAPFLLVGAIAPEMAERGDGAIVNIGSITGLRGAAGSAIYNGTKAVIHSFTKSWADEFGPRGVRVNAVAPGPIATDRQAEFADHVQPVLDRLPSRRMSTPAEVAAAVAFLASDDAANIHGAVLSVDGGWSAV, encoded by the coding sequence ATGAGTCCAAACAGTACGCGGCTCGAGGGCCGCACCGCGCTGGTCACCGGATCCACCGGCGGCCTCGGAATCGCCATAGCGAAGAGGCTGGCCGCGGAGGGCGCCGTCGTCGTCGTCAGCGGTCGGGATGATGCGCGGGGTGCCGCCGTCGTCGCCGACATCCGGGCCGGCGGCGGTGACGCCGTGTTCGTCGTCGCCGACCTCGGGGCGGGGCAACGGGAGGTGCACCGGGTCGCGCGGGCCGCGACGGACGCCGCCGGCGGTCGGCTCGACATTGTGGTGAACAACGCCGCCACGCTGCTGATGCCGACACCGACGGCAGACATTCCTATGCAAACGCTGCGAGATGCCTTCGAGGTCAACGTCTTCGCGCCGTTCCTGCTCGTCGGTGCGATCGCGCCCGAAATGGCTGAGCGGGGTGACGGCGCGATCGTCAACATCGGGTCGATCACCGGGCTGCGCGGCGCCGCCGGGTCGGCGATCTACAACGGGACCAAGGCGGTGATCCACTCCTTCACGAAATCGTGGGCCGACGAGTTCGGACCACGCGGCGTGCGGGTCAACGCGGTGGCACCGGGGCCGATCGCCACTGATCGTCAGGCCGAGTTCGCCGACCACGTGCAACCGGTCCTCGACCGGCTCCCGTCGCGCAGGATGAGCACTCCCGCCGAGGTCGCCGCCGCGGTTGCGTTCCTGGCCAGCGACGATGCCGCCAACATCCACGGTGCGGTGCTCAGTGTGGACGGAGGCTGGTCAGCGGTTTAA
- a CDS encoding DoxX family protein, giving the protein MTAYDVGVLILRVVLGLTMAAHGYNKFFGPGGLKGTAGWFDSMGMKPGIFHARVAATTEMAAGIGLAVGLLTPIPAAGFVALMLVAAWTVHKPNGFFIVKEGWEYNLVLAAAAVGVATIGAGKLSLDYALFRTTALYDLLHGWWGLVISLGLGLLGGIGQLAIFYRPPAKADA; this is encoded by the coding sequence ATGACTGCCTACGACGTCGGAGTACTGATTCTGCGTGTGGTCCTCGGCCTGACCATGGCCGCCCACGGCTACAACAAGTTCTTCGGGCCCGGCGGCCTCAAAGGCACCGCCGGCTGGTTCGACAGCATGGGGATGAAGCCCGGGATCTTCCACGCGCGCGTGGCCGCGACGACCGAGATGGCAGCCGGCATCGGCCTGGCCGTCGGGCTGCTCACCCCCATCCCGGCCGCGGGCTTCGTCGCGCTGATGCTCGTCGCCGCCTGGACCGTGCACAAACCCAACGGCTTCTTCATCGTCAAGGAAGGTTGGGAGTACAACCTCGTGCTCGCCGCGGCCGCCGTCGGCGTCGCGACCATCGGCGCAGGCAAGCTCAGCCTGGACTACGCCCTCTTCCGCACGACTGCCCTCTACGACCTGCTGCACGGCTGGTGGGGACTGGTCATCTCGCTCGGCCTCGGCCTGCTCGGCGGCATCGGTCAGCTGGCGATCTTCTACCGACCGCCCGCCAAAGCCGACGCCTGA
- a CDS encoding DUF3556 domain-containing protein — protein MGFLKQDAPVVDFEQWSKGSRAEKIVPMARHWAEVGFGTPVVLHLFYVVKILLYILGAWLIALSTAGIDGFTNVASWYAEPVVFEKVVLYTMLFEVVGLGCGFGPLNNRFFPPMGSVLYWLRPNTIRLPPWPNRIPLTKGTTRTPLDALLYLALLVMLVVALASDGTGPIPELGTTVGVLPVWQIATILGLLAVLGLRDKVIFLAARGEVYASLAVCFLFSGADIIIAAKLVCLTIWLGAATSKLNKHFPFVISTMMSNNPVFRPRWIKRKFFEHFPDDLRPGRLSRWLAHFSTAIEGLVPLVLFFSHGGWPTYVAAFVMLVFHFGILSSIPMGVPLEWNVFMMFSVVALFVGHADIGLGDLHSPWPLVLFAVVAGTVVLGNLFPRKVSFLPGMRYYAGNWDTGLWCVKPSASEKIERGIVSIASMPQAQMERYYGSPETAQMYLYMGYAFRAFNTHGRAMFTLAHRAMAGYNEDDYVLTDGERICSTAIGWNFGDGHMHNEQLIEALQQRCGFEPGEVRVVLIDGQPIHRQTQQYRLVDAATGEFERGYIKVADMVTRQPWDDTVPVQVTWQKDGVDAP, from the coding sequence ATGGGGTTTCTCAAGCAGGACGCGCCGGTTGTCGACTTCGAGCAGTGGAGCAAGGGCAGCCGCGCGGAGAAGATTGTCCCGATGGCCCGGCACTGGGCCGAGGTCGGCTTCGGCACGCCGGTCGTGCTGCACCTCTTCTACGTCGTCAAGATCCTGCTCTACATCCTCGGCGCCTGGCTGATCGCGCTGTCCACGGCAGGCATCGACGGCTTCACCAACGTGGCGTCCTGGTACGCCGAACCCGTCGTGTTCGAGAAGGTCGTGCTCTACACGATGCTGTTCGAGGTCGTCGGCCTCGGCTGCGGTTTCGGCCCCCTCAACAACCGGTTCTTCCCGCCGATGGGCTCGGTCCTGTACTGGCTGCGGCCCAACACGATCCGGCTCCCACCGTGGCCGAACCGCATCCCGCTCACCAAAGGCACTACGCGCACGCCGCTCGACGCGTTGCTCTACCTCGCGCTGCTGGTGATGCTCGTGGTGGCGTTGGCGTCCGACGGCACGGGCCCGATCCCCGAACTCGGCACCACGGTCGGCGTGCTGCCGGTATGGCAGATCGCCACGATCCTCGGCCTGCTCGCGGTGCTCGGCCTGCGCGACAAGGTCATCTTCCTGGCCGCACGCGGCGAGGTGTACGCATCACTGGCGGTCTGCTTCCTGTTCAGCGGGGCCGACATCATCATCGCGGCCAAGCTGGTCTGCCTGACGATCTGGCTGGGTGCCGCGACGTCGAAACTCAACAAGCACTTCCCGTTCGTGATCTCGACGATGATGAGCAACAACCCCGTGTTCCGTCCGCGGTGGATCAAGCGCAAATTCTTCGAGCACTTTCCCGACGATCTGCGGCCCGGCCGGCTGTCGCGGTGGCTGGCGCACTTCTCCACCGCCATCGAAGGTCTGGTCCCGCTGGTGCTGTTCTTCTCGCACGGTGGTTGGCCCACGTACGTCGCCGCGTTCGTGATGCTGGTGTTCCACTTCGGCATCCTGTCGTCGATACCGATGGGCGTGCCGCTGGAGTGGAACGTGTTCATGATGTTCAGCGTCGTCGCGCTGTTCGTCGGCCACGCGGACATCGGGCTCGGCGACCTGCACAGCCCGTGGCCCCTCGTGCTGTTCGCCGTCGTCGCGGGCACGGTGGTGCTCGGCAACCTGTTCCCGCGCAAGGTGTCGTTCCTGCCCGGCATGCGGTACTACGCAGGCAACTGGGACACCGGCCTGTGGTGTGTGAAGCCGTCGGCGTCGGAGAAGATCGAGCGCGGCATCGTCTCGATCGCGAGCATGCCGCAGGCGCAGATGGAGCGGTACTACGGCAGCCCGGAGACCGCGCAGATGTACCTCTACATGGGATATGCGTTCCGCGCGTTCAACACTCACGGTCGCGCGATGTTCACGCTCGCGCACCGCGCGATGGCCGGCTACAACGAGGACGACTACGTCCTGACCGACGGCGAACGGATCTGCAGCACCGCGATCGGCTGGAACTTCGGCGACGGGCACATGCACAACGAGCAGCTGATCGAGGCGCTGCAGCAGCGGTGCGGCTTCGAGCCCGGTGAGGTGCGGGTGGTGCTGATCGACGGCCAGCCGATCCACCGGCAGACCCAGCAGTACCGGTTGGTCGACGCGGCGACAGGCGAGTTCGAGCGCGGCTACATCAAGGTCGCCGACATGGTCACTCGGCAACCGTGGGACGACACCGTGCCCGTACAGGTGACCTGGCAGAAGGACGGCGTCGACGCGCCCTGA
- a CDS encoding thiolase family protein has protein sequence MAEAVIVEAVRSPVGKRNGGLSGVHPGELSAQVLNGLVERAGVDPALVEDVIWGCVMQAGEQALDIARTAVLAAGWPETVPGVTVDRQCGSSQQSVHFAAAGVVAGHYDVVVAGGVEVMSRTPMGSSLANGGHPYPEAFRNRYSQTPNQGIGAEMIAEQWGLDRTTLDQFSLDSHEKAAAAQDSGAFDDQIVGIKTKDADGNDTVVLKDEGIRRGTPIEKMAQLKPAFKEDGVIHAGNSSQISDGSAALLFMSAEKANSLGLKPIARVHTAVLAGADPVIMLTAPIPATQKALKKSGLRLEDIGVFEVNEAFAPVPMAWLKDIGADEKKLNPNGGAIALGHPLGGSGARIMTTMLYHMRANGIQYGLQTMCEGGGQANATILELL, from the coding sequence ATGGCTGAAGCCGTCATCGTGGAGGCAGTACGGTCGCCCGTCGGCAAGCGCAACGGAGGTCTGTCGGGGGTGCATCCCGGCGAACTGTCCGCGCAGGTCCTCAACGGTCTCGTCGAGCGCGCGGGCGTCGACCCGGCCCTGGTCGAGGATGTCATCTGGGGCTGTGTCATGCAGGCCGGTGAGCAGGCCCTCGACATCGCCCGCACCGCGGTGCTGGCGGCGGGCTGGCCGGAGACCGTTCCCGGTGTGACCGTCGACCGCCAGTGCGGCTCGAGCCAGCAGTCCGTGCACTTCGCCGCTGCCGGCGTGGTTGCGGGTCACTACGACGTCGTCGTCGCCGGCGGTGTCGAGGTGATGTCGCGGACCCCGATGGGTTCGTCGCTGGCCAACGGCGGCCACCCCTACCCGGAGGCCTTCCGCAACCGCTACAGCCAGACCCCGAACCAGGGCATCGGCGCCGAGATGATCGCCGAGCAGTGGGGCCTCGACCGCACCACGCTCGACCAGTTCTCCCTCGACTCGCACGAGAAGGCCGCCGCCGCACAGGATTCCGGCGCATTCGACGATCAGATCGTCGGCATCAAGACCAAGGACGCCGACGGCAACGACACCGTCGTGCTCAAGGACGAGGGCATCCGTCGCGGCACGCCGATCGAGAAGATGGCGCAGCTGAAGCCGGCGTTCAAGGAGGACGGCGTGATCCACGCCGGAAACTCCAGCCAGATCTCCGACGGTTCGGCCGCGCTGCTGTTCATGTCGGCGGAGAAGGCGAACTCGCTGGGCCTCAAGCCGATCGCCCGCGTGCACACCGCGGTGCTCGCCGGTGCCGACCCGGTGATCATGCTGACCGCGCCGATCCCGGCCACCCAGAAGGCGCTGAAGAAGTCGGGCCTGCGGCTCGAGGACATCGGCGTGTTCGAGGTCAACGAGGCGTTCGCACCCGTTCCGATGGCCTGGCTCAAGGACATCGGCGCCGACGAGAAGAAGCTCAACCCCAACGGCGGAGCGATCGCGCTGGGTCACCCGCTCGGCGGTTCCGGCGCCCGCATCATGACCACGATGCTGTATCACATGCGCGCCAACGGTATTCAGTACGGACTGCAGACCATGTGCGAGGGCGGCGGCCAGGCCAACGCCACCATCCTCGAGCTGCTGTGA
- a CDS encoding crotonase/enoyl-CoA hydratase family protein has translation MTSDVTTPAALAERRGNVMIITINRPEARNAVNSAVSTAVGDALHLAQNDPEVRAVVLTGAGESFCAGADLKAISRRENLFHPEHAEWGFAGYVHHYIDKPTIAAVNGTALGGGTELALASDLVVAEERAKFGLPEVKRGLIAAAGGVFRIVDHLPRKVAMELLFTGEPISAADALKWGLINDVVPDGTVVDAALALADRITCNAPLAVWASKRVAMGVDKGVIVGDEPGWARTLREIVPVMRSEDAKEGPLAFAEKRQPVWKAK, from the coding sequence GTGACGTCCGACGTGACGACGCCCGCGGCGCTCGCCGAGCGCCGCGGGAACGTCATGATCATCACGATCAACCGTCCCGAGGCACGCAACGCCGTCAACAGCGCGGTGAGCACCGCGGTCGGCGACGCACTGCATCTGGCGCAGAACGACCCCGAGGTCCGCGCGGTGGTGCTGACCGGTGCCGGTGAATCGTTCTGTGCCGGAGCAGATTTGAAGGCAATCTCGCGGCGGGAGAACCTGTTCCATCCCGAACACGCCGAGTGGGGCTTCGCCGGGTACGTGCACCACTACATCGACAAGCCGACCATCGCGGCCGTCAACGGCACCGCGTTGGGCGGCGGCACCGAACTGGCGCTCGCCAGCGACCTGGTGGTGGCCGAGGAGCGGGCGAAGTTCGGCCTGCCCGAGGTCAAGCGCGGCCTGATCGCCGCGGCGGGCGGGGTGTTCCGCATCGTCGACCATCTGCCGCGCAAGGTCGCGATGGAGTTGTTGTTCACCGGTGAGCCGATCTCGGCGGCCGACGCGCTCAAGTGGGGTCTGATCAACGACGTGGTGCCCGACGGCACCGTCGTCGACGCTGCGCTTGCCCTCGCCGACCGCATCACCTGCAATGCGCCCCTCGCGGTTTGGGCCAGCAAGCGGGTGGCGATGGGCGTGGACAAGGGAGTCATCGTCGGCGATGAGCCCGGCTGGGCGCGCACCCTACGGGAGATCGTGCCCGTGATGCGTTCTGAGGACGCCAAGGAAGGACCGCTGGCATTCGCCGAGAAGCGCCAGCCTGTTTGGAAGGCCAAGTAA
- a CDS encoding acyl-CoA dehydrogenase family protein has product MKRTIYDAEHEAFRETVREYIERELVPHQEKWETERIVDRSAYTAAGKYGLIGFNMPEEYGGGGADDFRFNAIIDEELARSGAHGPALSLHNDVVGPYFKELANDEQKKRWMPGIVSGDLIIAIAMTEPGAGSDLAGIRTSAVRDGDDWILNGSKTFISSGINCDLCVVVARTDPEAGHKGFTLLVVERDMEGFTRGRKLDKMGLHTQDTSELHFENVRVPAANVLGKEGRGFYHLMTNLPSERLGIAISALAGARAVWEETLQYAKDRKAFGQPIGSFQHNRFLLAEMDTELEVTENYLDRCLQGVVDGELTAVEAAKAKWWATEVAKKVIDSCVQLHGGYGYMMEYRVARAYVDGRIQTIFGGTTEIMKEIIGRDLGL; this is encoded by the coding sequence GTGAAGAGAACGATCTACGACGCCGAGCACGAGGCGTTCCGCGAGACCGTCCGCGAGTACATCGAGCGCGAACTCGTTCCGCATCAGGAGAAGTGGGAGACCGAGCGCATCGTCGACCGGTCGGCCTACACCGCCGCGGGCAAGTACGGGCTCATCGGCTTCAACATGCCCGAGGAGTACGGCGGCGGCGGCGCCGACGACTTCCGGTTCAACGCGATCATCGACGAAGAGCTCGCCCGCTCCGGTGCGCACGGCCCGGCGCTGAGCCTGCACAACGACGTCGTCGGCCCGTACTTCAAGGAACTGGCCAACGACGAGCAGAAGAAGCGCTGGATGCCCGGCATCGTCAGCGGCGATCTGATCATCGCGATCGCGATGACCGAACCGGGCGCGGGCAGCGACCTGGCCGGCATCCGCACCTCGGCCGTGCGCGACGGTGACGACTGGATCCTCAACGGCTCCAAGACGTTCATCTCCTCGGGCATCAACTGCGATCTGTGCGTCGTCGTCGCGCGCACCGACCCCGAGGCGGGCCACAAGGGCTTCACGCTGCTGGTCGTCGAGCGTGACATGGAGGGCTTCACGCGCGGGCGCAAGCTCGACAAGATGGGGCTGCACACGCAGGACACCTCCGAGCTGCACTTCGAGAACGTCCGCGTGCCCGCGGCCAACGTGCTCGGCAAGGAGGGCCGCGGCTTCTACCACCTGATGACCAACCTGCCGTCGGAGCGGCTGGGCATCGCGATCTCGGCCTTGGCCGGCGCGCGCGCCGTCTGGGAGGAGACGCTGCAGTATGCCAAGGACCGCAAGGCATTCGGCCAGCCCATCGGCAGCTTCCAGCACAACCGGTTCCTGCTCGCCGAGATGGACACCGAGCTCGAGGTCACCGAGAACTACCTCGACCGGTGCCTGCAGGGCGTCGTCGACGGTGAGCTGACCGCCGTCGAGGCGGCCAAGGCCAAGTGGTGGGCCACCGAGGTCGCCAAGAAGGTCATCGACAGCTGCGTGCAGCTGCACGGCGGCTACGGCTACATGATGGAGTACCGCGTCGCCCGCGCCTACGTGGACGGCCGCATCCAGACGATCTTCGGTGGCACGACCGAGATCATGAAGGAGATCATCGGCCGCGACCTGGGTCTGTAA
- a CDS encoding fasciclin domain-containing protein, translating to MKTRTSKAIGAAAGITAIALSVPFAVTAYAEPPVPEQPAEPTSTATVEIPNPEGSGCDAFKEAVPNWKSLSELPVGQALQSIPDASTFYSAISGGFNPAVNIVPVLENGPYVVFAPTNEAFAALPPAQLDALKADPAALSDFDYYHAFLGILGPKDVKGQRPTQQGAEIKVTGENADVKINDTAKVVCGGIQAANARIYLIDSVLDVNAAPDAVTPTGTSTTSTTPTETPAPAEAPATTEPMPATDAPIG from the coding sequence GTGAAGACTCGCACCAGCAAAGCTATCGGCGCCGCCGCCGGTATCACCGCGATCGCGTTGTCGGTGCCGTTCGCCGTCACCGCGTACGCCGAACCGCCCGTGCCGGAACAGCCGGCGGAGCCCACCTCGACCGCCACGGTCGAGATCCCCAACCCCGAGGGGTCGGGCTGCGACGCGTTCAAGGAAGCGGTGCCGAACTGGAAGTCGCTGAGCGAGCTGCCCGTCGGCCAGGCGCTGCAGAGCATCCCCGACGCCAGCACGTTCTACTCGGCGATCTCCGGCGGCTTCAACCCCGCGGTGAACATCGTGCCCGTGCTGGAGAACGGCCCGTACGTGGTGTTCGCGCCGACGAACGAGGCGTTCGCCGCGCTGCCGCCCGCGCAGCTCGACGCGCTGAAGGCCGACCCGGCCGCGCTCAGCGACTTCGACTACTACCACGCGTTCCTCGGCATTCTCGGCCCCAAGGACGTCAAGGGGCAGCGGCCCACGCAGCAGGGCGCTGAGATCAAGGTGACCGGCGAGAACGCCGACGTGAAGATCAACGACACCGCGAAGGTGGTGTGCGGCGGCATCCAGGCGGCCAACGCCCGGATCTACCTGATCGACTCGGTGCTTGATGTGAACGCGGCACCCGACGCGGTCACCCCGACCGGCACGTCGACCACGAGCACCACCCCGACCGAGACGCCCGCGCCGGCCGAGGCTCCGGCCACGACCGAGCCGATGCCTGCCACGGACGCACCGATCGGCTGA
- a CDS encoding MFS transporter, whose product MTITVPRATRRVHWAWAVAAVSFIAILGAAGFRSVPGVMMNPLHDEFGWSHGVVGLAMSVNMTLFGLTAPFAAALMDRFGVRPVLSVALGLIAAGSALSVTMTTSWQLVLLWGVLVGVGTGSISMGFVATIATRWFEARRGLVTGVLTAAGATGQLIFLPVVAEVTTRHGWRWASLIVAAAALCVVPLVLIFMRNYPHDRGLTAYGATSADPPAVSGSGFRAAFDGLLIGARVPAFWLLAGSFAICGMTTNGLIGTHFIPAANDHGMPTTVAAGLLATIGILDVAGTVFSGWLTDRVDPRLLLVVYYTGRGLSLALLPALLSPQAEQGTWVFVIFYGLDWVATVPPTIVLCRYYFGARTPVVFGWVFAAHQVGAALAAACAGWLRDLQGTYDLAFYSAAGLCLVAAALCGQVRTPPQKA is encoded by the coding sequence GTGACGATCACGGTTCCGCGGGCGACGCGGAGAGTTCACTGGGCCTGGGCGGTCGCCGCGGTCAGCTTCATCGCGATCCTCGGCGCGGCGGGGTTCCGGTCGGTGCCGGGCGTGATGATGAACCCGCTGCACGACGAGTTCGGCTGGTCGCACGGCGTGGTGGGCCTGGCGATGTCGGTCAACATGACGCTGTTCGGGTTGACCGCCCCGTTCGCCGCGGCGCTGATGGACCGGTTCGGGGTGCGGCCGGTGCTGTCGGTGGCGCTGGGACTGATCGCGGCCGGTTCGGCGCTCAGCGTCACGATGACGACCAGCTGGCAGCTCGTCCTGCTGTGGGGCGTCCTGGTCGGGGTGGGCACCGGGTCCATCTCGATGGGCTTCGTCGCGACCATCGCGACCCGCTGGTTCGAGGCGCGCCGCGGGCTGGTGACCGGGGTGCTGACGGCTGCGGGTGCGACCGGTCAGCTGATCTTCCTGCCGGTGGTCGCCGAGGTCACGACGCGGCATGGCTGGCGCTGGGCCTCGTTGATCGTCGCGGCGGCGGCGCTGTGCGTGGTCCCGCTGGTGCTGATCTTCATGCGCAACTACCCGCACGACCGGGGCTTGACGGCCTACGGCGCGACGAGCGCGGACCCGCCCGCGGTGAGCGGTTCGGGATTCCGCGCCGCGTTCGACGGGCTGCTGATCGGCGCGCGGGTGCCGGCGTTCTGGCTGCTGGCGGGGAGCTTCGCGATCTGCGGGATGACGACGAACGGGTTGATCGGCACGCACTTCATTCCGGCCGCCAATGATCACGGGATGCCGACGACGGTTGCGGCCGGGCTGCTGGCCACGATCGGCATCCTCGACGTCGCGGGCACGGTGTTCTCCGGCTGGCTGACCGACCGCGTGGACCCGCGCCTGTTGCTCGTCGTCTACTACACCGGTCGCGGGTTGTCGCTGGCGCTGCTGCCTGCGCTGCTCTCTCCGCAGGCCGAGCAGGGCACCTGGGTGTTCGTCATCTTCTACGGCCTGGACTGGGTGGCCACCGTGCCGCCGACGATCGTGCTGTGCCGGTACTACTTCGGCGCCCGCACGCCGGTGGTGTTCGGCTGGGTGTTCGCCGCCCACCAGGTCGGCGCGGCTCTCGCGGCCGCCTGTGCCGGTTGGCTGCGCGATCTGCAGGGCACCTATGACCTCGCGTTCTACTCTGCGGCGGGGCTTTGCCTGGTGGCCGCGGCGCTGTGTGGGCAGGTTCGCACACCGCCGCAAAAGGCCTAG